Below is a genomic region from Penaeus chinensis breed Huanghai No. 1 chromosome 42, ASM1920278v2, whole genome shotgun sequence.
aaataggaaagaaaattacagtaataataataataaaacgacaaCAATCAtaccaatgatgttgataatgatcatgattggtggtggtgaataggatgatgatgatgatgatgatgatgatgatgatgatgatgatgatgatgatgatgatgatgatgatgatggtgatggtgatggtgatggtgatgatggtgatgatggtgatgatgatgacaatggtgatgataatggtgatgatagtgatgatggtgatgatagtgatgatgaatatgaggatgataatactaatcctaGTACTACTCAAGCTAAATTTTGAAGTACAGACCTAAATGACACAAAATCTATAATGTTCATTCCCCTGTgaataacaattttttttgtatttccgattttctcttcctcttctctaaaATCGACAAGAATCTTTACAACATTCTTGAATTTTTCAGtgtggctctttatatggctcaccataataataataatgataataagaaacaaaGCACCAAAAGCTAGGTTTTTTACGCACATGAAAACCTCGTAGAAATGATCTCAATCTAATCTTACCTCATGTGATGCTTCTCTGCTGGGAGTGGAGCTGGATGAGGCTGGGTCCACATCGGAGAGGCTCAGGCCAGGCACAGAGGTGAACGGGGACACCGCAGTGATGTCCAGAAAGAGCTGGTCGTACTCTGGGGCCCCCTCGATCACACTCCGAGACATGGAGCTGTCAGTGCTGTAGGTCCTGTGATTGTCCCTGCACTCGGAGGAGTTGGTGAAGGAATGGTCGCGACTGTGCTGCTTCTGGCTCTCCTCCAGAGGACCTTCAACCTCCACTCTGGGGCCCTTCCCATGACCCTGCGATGCCTGTAGGTCGCCTGAACCAACCGTAGGTTCAAGGGCCGAGTCCCTCTTGTCCTCCGTggcatccctctcttcctgtcgtGAGCCAAGAGAACTAAGCTTGTCCTTCTTTTCCACTTGGAGTGCATCACTCTCCTGGACCTTGGGATCCTTGCTTTCTCGGCTTTCCATGTTGCTGATGAAACTGGTCTCTGGAGTACCACCAAAGATCATGTCAAACATCTGGTCGCTGACAGGGGTTTCCACAATTGGAATGTTCATGCCCTCAGTGCGTTCATCCATCACAGTGCTTGCCACATCAGTGGCTGCAAGCACTGGGTCAGAAACAACACTCTGTAACAGAAGCAATATGATCAGTAAAAgatatatctatctccatatacaaacacacccacacacaaacagttTCTGTCTTAACATTAAGTTACTTATGTCACCACAAGTACTAAAAAATAGAACTACTGAAAAAGCAAATGGAATTTTTAATTAACCCCTTGTTCGCAGGTGGCATCTACTATGATGCCATGGCAATGTAGTGCCAATTCCATGGGATGCAACCCTACAGATGCGACCCACACAGATATATCCTTTTGCCAGACCGCACAACCACCAAAGAAGCCAACTCACACTGAATTAACTCTTATATAAAAACCTAACATAACACCCCTAATACTGGAATTCCTATTGCAGTATCACTGCAGACACAAATGTGCATAGTGCAAAAGAGAGTTGGACAGATTCTCCCACTATCATTCTTCAAATTCCAGTCTAATCCAGTCAAGAAagttcaaacacaaacacaccaatgcCTTTTTTCTCCTGAATACCTGAATGCTCGGTGCCCACAGTCCAGCTAGAATCAATGGGGTCTGAGTCCAGGTGTTGAGAACGGCTGCATTGGTGGCCAAGTTGAAGGTCAGGGCAGAGATGGGCTGAAGGACACGGAGGATAATGTCGGCTCTTTCTGGATCACGGAAGACTGCAGTCGTTCTGGAGAGGAAGAAGTTCTTATGGGGGATGAATGAATGTTCACAGAAGAGGAAATGACAAGACAAATAGTATGAAATAAATTGACTGAATCAACAATgtgtaataaagaataaatacatcagcaatatcaatattgatattttaGCCATGAACTTATTGAAAAAGTTATTGAGGTAAACAATCAGATATTTCAATCATTTCAAACCAAAGGATGGAACACATAAATCAGTAATCATTAATCTAGGAACGCAACTGCAAAATATTTCCTTGCCAGTGTACAATCTTCTCAACAGTTCTCTAGCCACCGAGTAACAGAAAGCAAAAGGCAATTAGCACAGGTCATATACCCCAATAGTCTACATAATCCAGTATCATCCTGTACCTATAATAATCCTTGAGGGTACGATTGTCCTGGAGCAGAACGCTGAGATAGCTACAGATCTGGCCCTGGTTGAGAGCAAGACGAACCCACGCTCGACTCCTTCCCACTTCGCTCGTGATGAAGGAAAGATCACCCACCTGTTCACCGAGAAAAAAGGCATATTTTAGGGATGAGCCAAAAATGTTGTTCTGCGAGCTTTGGCAGGGTTATAGTTTGGTAGAGGGAAAAATGCTATGAAGTCTTTTTTCTTACCACAGTCTGTAGACACTGATTCAGTATCTCAACTAATTTGCAACACAGAAATCAATACAGTATGATGATAAAGTTTGGTTGTAATTAACGAATATCTATTCATTGCATCAAAACATTCAGTGTAAACCATCAGTCCATATAGCCTCCAAAATCATACTTTTTCATCAACGTTCTTACCTTCAACCTTTGCCGCCAGGTCAATGTACCGTCAACTGTGGTTTTGTCTTGAGAATTTTGTTTCCAATTAGATGGCTCCCCGAGTGAtcagtcaccaagaagtcaattaaATTAGCAAGCCCTATGTGACTTCACTTAAtctctccattccttgaattttgggattttttcttcttaagtAATTAACATATTGATACTGCTACCATTATTACGGACTTCgagattatcataatataatcaaaatactaataacaaaaaataaaaagaagatccATCCagcaaataaaggaaaagagatataaaTGAGATAGGTAtgactagtaactgactccttggtgagtaAACCcttgtgtagctatctatgtgcatACACAAATTATTAACTAAAATCATATATGTCATCCCCAGGTAGGAGTGGGTTACAATCTATGTTCACATATACAAATTAATTTCTAATGTCATTTCATTTACTATGTATCAAACCTGCCTCAAAAGGTATGAAAATCCAGTAGACTATATTTATCTCCATgataaagtgaaaataatgaaacataTGAATTGAGAAATATAATTTGTTATATTCATAATACAAAAATGAGTTACAGATATATGAATTCTTatcatattcatctatctatattcactGTACAAAGCAtcattacttctctctctgttctccaatGAACTGATTactaacaaaagcaaataaataaaaatcaagacacagtaaaagagaaaaacattccACAAAGgaaattatcaatttttttttttaggaaaaaacaACCTTGGAAGTTAATATCCTTTTCTCAATTTATAGAGAGACTTGACTGTGGCCTAAAAGAATGGTCTGttgtatttatatgagtatatagctATGCTATAATCACCAGTGCAGAATGCATACCATACTAATTTTCAGGTAAACAAAATTACCATTTGTCAGGTGTTTTAATTTTGTAACAGTGCAAAATCGAAGATAATTGATAGTCTCATATCACAACAAATggggattttcattttcatccaacAGTTCTAACTGGTCTTCTATTACCATTCATTGAGACCATAATAATATTGCAAACATGAAGGACGAGGATTTTCAATTACCTAATTAATTCCTGCATCCTAATTTCAGATTATCTTCTTACAAACCCTTTCTCCTTCAATTTTACAATATCACCTCAGTCAGAACAGACTTAAGGAGGAGAGGCATATGTGAAGAATcagtatatcataaaaaaataatgaacgaaTGAATCAATTAAATGGTTaacagttaaaacaaataaatgtcctAGGCATCAAAGGGCatacagcattatggtaaagtattgtagcAAAAAGTGTAAAAATgaattaacaattaggataagtggccagaaggagggaatgaagaggaggaaaaggaaaggaggagaagaaaagaccaagcaaaattagctgaggcgacggctgaggtccaaggcaggggtgatccttCACATTTGGCCTCAGTCAATACCTCctaagccccctcccctccccccccatcaccaccacaaaacaatgagcaagggattggggggatcaATCAATTGAAGCTTTTCACCCTAGTATGTGCTTCATCTGTCTTTTTCTGACTAAGAGAAAGGattttttctatcatatttagcagaatttaacccattcgccccagatccatgttctgtctcctgtagttttttgtgaatattgttaaatacagatggctccacatgtgctcagccggcaaggagtctatcagtaagccctagttgccgatcctgatttccccattccttgaattggcgggaaaattaatacccttgctatcgatactgttgttattgttattgatgtaatgattattattttgtcattaaaatattttagacaatgaaatgatacaaaagaccctttcctaaagtgaaggaaaagggtaaacaggtgagatagttcTTGAGTtcctaataactggctatttggtgattaagaacttgtagagccatctatgtgtaaatacaataaacaaactcctattacagtgggcatggcatgtattcttgccacatggggcgaatgggttaaaatatCATTCTCCAGGCAAAAAGTCAAGAAGTACTGAGAACTAATGCAAAGAAACATTCAATATGTCTTACAGGATTGCAATTCTAgccaaaataatatatacaatctgGCTACAAgcaatttttctcttttatgcctTTTGATATATTTCTAATCCCAAATATTCCAATTtgttcttcctatttcctttttcattagtctacattttctctttcttgacCTCAACTGCATAAATGTAGCTCAATAAagccaataatttttttttctattctagaaGTTTGAATAACATGGGAAAAATAAATGGGGATATCGTATTGGATTTTCAAATTCTTTATTAGTCACAAGGAAATAAAGAGCTTTCATTagtttctttgttgtttacaATTCTGTGCGCAAACTTTCAAGGGATTGAAAAAAGCGAAATAGCCGATATAGATTTTGGTGCAAGCAATACATGCGACCATGTCTTTTAACATCAACACAATAAACCTGAACAGTCATAGCATTTATGGTAACGCATGAGTAACTAGCAACCCACCTGCTCCATGAGGTCTCGGTgactaatgatcatgatgactgGCCAGAAGTTGGGAACAGGCATCCTGTCAGGGTCGGCCCCGAGAAGAGCCGACATCCGCTCTCCCAGGGAGTCTCGGAGACCATGGATGAGGGTGGCTTCTATCACATTACACAGGTTATTGGTGTTGTCCGAGTGTCCCACAATTGCTCCCAGGTTTCCCTTCATGGGTCCCCTTACATCCGACATACCCCCTCCGGCACCAGGTTGTAACACGCCCTGCACAGCCTCCTTCAGTCGTGTGATAAGGGAGGCACTGATGGCGGCCTCCCTCCTCTCACGCTGCAGTCGCTGGCTAAACATTACTTTGGATTTCAATACTTGAATGGCACTGATAAATGTCAACCGTTTGTTTCCCTTCACTAAACTAACCCGAGAAAAAATCAGTCTATCAAAGTAATATCATACTGGTGCAGGAGTTCTGTGGTTTGCTCATACGCACTTCCTCTTCGGATTAGCCTGTAAGCCCCAGGCTGCGACAGGTCAACGATGGTAGATCCCTCCCGGCGGAATTGGTCTTTTCCAAGGTGACCGTGGTCAAACACAGTATGCAGTTTGCCCCACAATTCGTGAAACTCTTCAACCGAGAGAGGACTTTCTTTCGAACTGATGTTAGCACTGGTCAGGGCTAGGGGAGACCCACAAAGTTTGACTACATTTCTTATAAACGCGTGATCAGGAATGCGTATACCTACTAAGTCTGTTCCCGGATTCAGGGCTGGATTCAGTAAGGGTGTGCGCTTGAAGACTAAAGTGACAGGCCCTGGCAGAAGTGAGGTAAGCAAAGAGTGTGGCACAGTCACCTCCCCCCATACATAAACATCATCTACCTCTGCAACACAAATGGCCAGTGGCTTAGAGGAGCTACGCTTCTTTATCTCGTAAATCCTCTCAATGGCTTCATTATTCTGAGCAAGTGCAGCAACTCCATAAATAGTATCAGTTGGCATGGCAATTACATGCCCACTTTGTAGAGCACTTGCTGCTTTTTCCACATGGCTAACAAGGGCAGACCCTCCCCATAAAGGAACCACATTGCTCATTGGGAGAATATTACTTGCAGCTGTTGCTGCCACATTACTCATTTGTCTTATGATTTTCCAAGCACTCGACAGTATCTTCATTAAGAAATCAATCTTGACGAATAACACCACCACGAGAAACGCCCAAGTCTATCACCAAGGGGTGGAACACAGTTTCTTGTGTGAACTAGGTTATTCCTTCCAGCGATGTCCACAGGCAGGTGAACAGCACTTGTAGAAGAGTGTCATAGGCTCATCAGCTGATCGGGTCTGCACTTGCATAAAGAATGCACGGGGGTGGGTGCATTTAGGGCAGGGCTCATCGGTGGAGTCTACGTTCTTCCAGGCAGCTGCCCCACCTAACACGTCATCTAGGGCCTTCAGCTTGGGGTAAATCTTGTACGAGACACATCTCTTGACAGGGAACACGTACGCACAGGTGACGCATGAGAATCGCATACCCTGTGGCAAAAATGAAAAGGGTAAATCTTCAAGGAATATACAGTACAGAATTATAAATAtagtatagaaaagaaaaagaaaaagaaaaagaaaaagaaaaagataaaaaaaaaaaattgcgaagaGCAAGAATTTACAAAATGCGAGACTGACTCATCCGTTTTACAACTCTGAAACAAACTTactttgataaaataaaaatgataaaaagacagCAAAAGAAAGGAGACAACCACCACCCCATTCTCTTACCTGAGATCCCTCCTCCACAATAAGGAGATTACCACATGTTGGGCAGAAATAAAGCATTCTTCCATCTGGAAAGATTTATTAATACGTTAATAATTAAATCCATGACAGGTTTAGAATATTGGAATGTGTATAAAAGTAATTCATCTTAATGAGAAAAATTGCTCACAATGTAatactgggagagagagaaagagagagagagagagagagagagagagaaagagagaaagagagaaagagagaaagagagaaagagagagagagagagagagagagagagagagagagagagagagagagagagagagagagagagagagagagagagagagagagagagagagagagagagagagaggaaagaaaaaaaaatctgaacaagagaagctacacacacgcacacaaaactctATATACTACAACTTCTTAAAAGCACCATATGACACCCAGTACATACTTCACAATCATGATGCCTACATATGCTTCTTCCATTCACAAAAAGCAGGAACACAGTTCAAAACACAAGTGAATGAAACCTGGTACATCGGCAAATGGTCTGGTAGATGAGGCAATAAAGCAATAGATGGTGCAATACAACTAGGATGATGCAATACTAAATCACATCATGCAACACAGTAAATAATTGTTGAGTATTTTACTTGAGAAATGTTACTAAGTAAAAgaatatcataattatacatCGTGTTGatccatttatttatacaaacaagaatatatataacaaaatgaatGCAAACATTGATATGATAGGTACTGAGAAGACCAGCTCTGATTACACCATCATTTGAAACAGATTCAATTCTATACagaatggtaatgaaaaagaagaaaagtttcTGAAAATCATATATCAGGTTTATTTAATAATGCGGCACTAAAATAAATGTCTATAATAACATTCAAAACTGTATAACTTCAGTTTCATACAGCCATATGGTACAAAGTAAACTCTGCCTGAAATggatacaacaacaaaacataaaccCTTATTCATCTATGGTGATTACTTCATAAGTTGACAATAAAGAAGTTATGCAACATGTAATACTTTGGTATAAATTTACCCAATGGCTTCACTATGACAGGGAAAATTTAACGATTATCATACAGAGAGGATAAATTTACTCGTTCACACATATCATAATCTGTGCAGACTaatgtcagaaatgaagaaaatgggtTATGATAAATGCCACTTGTAGAGTACATCCATGGCGATTGGATGGGCATCTGGGGGCAGAGGACTCATCAGATGATCAAGTAACTAGGTGGCGGCAGGGGGTGAAGCCCTCGGGTAAGGAAGGTTTTTGACTCGTAGCAGGAAGTTTTGTGGATTCCCAGGATTGGCTTTAATTATGGGACTTAGTCTCATAAGGATGGGGTCATTCTGTAAATCCTTGTCACTACTGCTTATATAATTTACAATAGAAAATGACGAGAGATTCACACAAGTTGCACCGAAAATAATTGAAACAAGGAAGAATAATAATTGTGTTATGGTTGGAGGTCTGTGTTATGTGAATAAAATTACCCTCAGAATATACcttacacaagaaagaaaaatcaagacactgaaaaacgaatacaaaaaaacaacaccaccTACTCTagaaccaccaacaacaaaaaagaaaacaagaaatcacATCCACTAAGACCAcaagacacaaaaaaacactttttAAAAAATAGACTCATCTCCACTCCCCCCTGACCCTAAACCCCGTAAAATACGATTCCCTTTTAAACCATTTCATCACAAACCCCATTCCAACACTTAGCCCCAAATTCTACCCACGAGTACCCTGAATCCCACCCCAAATGCGACCCCCAAAATCAGACCGAAATAGAGCCAAATAAGACCTTCAATAAGCAAGAAATCACCTGAAATACCCGAAATTCAGCGAGCTAAGGCATGATCAGCTGTTCCACAACGAGGTAAACATCGTGGGGGAGTTTGGACCACGGCATTCGTTGGTGAATGAAACATTCTCAAGTGGGATTTaaagaaggatatatatgtgttattatgtgtgtgtctgttattatgtatttatgtatatgtgtgtttcattTATCATACTTGTGTGCGTTTTGATAGCATTCGTtgataagtgattttttttttttaagtgtgattTAAaggatgtatgtttgtctgtgtgtgattatatatttaagtatatgtatattctatttattatgcatgtgtatattcctctctgtatgtgcgtttatgtttataaaattatttaatGCATATACATCTGTGGACACACATGAGAACACATACGCATTCATTTACatcataagataaaaataaacaataatatactAGTAAATAAATTATAACCTGATGAGTCAATAAAagtatctaagaaaaaaaaataacaataataacaccgccGCTCAGTTGCCAGTTCGTGATTTTCTCGACGATTAAACGAGGCCTCCATCTTGACTCCAGACGAGTATTTTCCGCCGATTTTTTCCCATTTATAGTGAGTATTTCGCTATTTACAAACAAACTCTTAATCCTATTGATCTCCCTGGTCGGTGTAAACGGGGATATATGCGGGAAATGAAGTAGATAATGTTGTATGGGATGAATTTtgagagaagaggtagaaagggggaatggaatgtgtatatttactttatttttccgaTATTTTGGGGGaatttctgtctttttccttatAATTAAGCGCAATGGAGCATTTTTATTAAGGGCCGGTCTGAGTATCTACGCTTATAAGCTTggaaaaacagaaatagacataaaaattaaaataaatacataaacacgacaaacaaaaatacgaaacaaaaacaaattacataaatacatgtaaagacaaacgatattattattaaatttttttcagAGGCATTTATTTTATGGACAGCAGGAAACAGGACTTggaactgatagacagacaaattttGACATTTCTGTGACATTTCTGTGTCATTAGTCGAGAAACTGTCATGGAATTTGTATTTTcacttcattataattttttttca
It encodes:
- the LOC125047799 gene encoding pleckstrin homology domain-containing family M member 1-like, with translation MFSQRLQRERREAAISASLITRLKEAVQGVLQPGAGGGMSDVRGPMKGNLGAIVGHSDNTNNLCNVIEATLIHGLRDSLGERMSALLGADPDRMPVPNFWPVIMIISHRDLMEQVGDLSFITSEVGRSRAWVRLALNQGQICSYLSVLLQDNRTLKDYYRTTAVFRDPERADIILRVLQPISALTFNLATNAAVLNTWTQTPLILAGLWAPSIQSVVSDPVLAATDVASTVMDERTEGMNIPIVETPVSDQMFDMIFGGTPETSFISNMESRESKDPKVQESDALQVEKKDKLSSLGSRQEERDATEDKRDSALEPTVGSGDLQASQGHGKGPRVEVEGPLEESQKQHSRDHSFTNSSECRDNHRTYSTDSSMSRSVIEGAPEYDQLFLDITAVSPFTSVPGLSLSDVDPASSSSTPSREASHESSHSDEAEKLNYEVLSQQIPSDAETERLIPLVTRLTTEEGLDAQQYQCQQCKSYIGMIYGKPRVCSYDSKYYCYECHEDEVCLIPARVVHNWDLGGHPVCKKNASWLSAVQHQPLINLRTVNPKLYCHIDDLAEMQMLRTQLLYVRAYLFTCKTGVGEELRKLLWPREHLYEHVHLYSVSDLQLVATGQLVQKVRQAVTFGRDHVAQCHVCSARGFICELCDDNDVIYPFQLGSTHTCGECYGVYHGLCARGRKDCPRCIRRRARKSQEGS
- the LOC125047801 gene encoding DNA-directed RNA polymerase III subunit RPC10-like, encoding MLYFCPTCGNLLIVEEGSQGMRFSCVTCAYVFPVKRCVSYKIYPKLKALDDVLGGAAAWKNVDSTDEPCPKCTHPRAFFMQVQTRSADEPMTLFYKCCSPACGHRWKE
- the LOC125047800 gene encoding yrdC domain-containing protein, mitochondrial-like encodes the protein MKILSSAWKIIRQMSNVAATAASNILPMSNVVPLWGGSALVSHVEKAASALQSGHVIAMPTDTIYGVAALAQNNEAIERIYEIKKRSSSKPLAICVAEVDDVYVWGEVTVPHSLLTSLLPGPVTLVFKRTPLLNPALNPGTDLVGIRIPDHAFIRNVVKLCGSPLALTSANISSKESPLSVEEFHELWGKLHTVFDHGHLGKDQFRREGSTIVDLSQPGAYRLIRRGSAYEQTTELLHQYDITLID